The following is a genomic window from Flavobacterium sp..
TCTCGCCCTGGAAAATTAATGGTAGATCCAAATGCTAAACTAGAGGAGGAACTAATTGTTCGCCCTACAAGTGAGGCAATCATTTGGTCAACATACAAAGGTTGGGTGCAATCGTATAGAGATTTACCTTTATTGATTAATCAATGGGCAAATGTGGTTCGTTGGGAAATGAGAACAAGATTGTTTTTAAGAACGGCTGAATTTTTATGGCAGGAAGGGCATACAGCTCATGCTACACGTCAGGAAGCAATTGAAGAATCAGAAAAAATGATGCATGTATATGCTGATTTTGCACAAAATTTCATGGCAATTCCAGTAATTAAAGGATTAAAGACAGAAACAGAGCGTTTTGCAGGAGCTGACGAAACCTATTGTATTGAAGCTTTAATGCAAGATGGTAAGGCATTGCAAGCGGGAACTTCGCACTTTTTAGGTCAAAATTTTGCCAAAGCTTTTGATGTTAAATTTGCGAATAAAGAAGGAAAACAAGAGTATGTTTGGGGAACTTCTTGGGGAGTTTCAACCCGATTAATGGGTGCTTTAGTAATGACACATTCTGATGATAAAGGTTTGGTGTTACCTCCAAATTTAGCGCCAATTCAAGTAGTTATTGTTCCAATTTATAAAACAGGGGAGCAATTTGATGCAATTTCTGAGCAAGTAAATGCTTTAACGGCTGAATTAAGAAAGTTAGGTATTTCTGTAAAATATGATAATAGAGACACGCAAAAACCAGGATTTAAATTTGCTGAATGGGAATTAAAAGGTGTTCCAGTTAGAATTGCCCTTGGACCAAACGATTTAGAAAACGGAACCTACGAAATTGCGAGAAGAGATAATTTGTCAAAAGAAGTGGTTTCTAAAGAAGGAGTAGCTTCGTATATTCAAAATTTGTTAGAAACTATTCAAAGTGATATGTTTGCTAAAGCATTGGAATACAGAGATACTCATATAACAGAAGTGAATTCTTTCGAAGAATTTAAAGAGTTGTTGGAAACTAAGGGAGGTTTTTTAGCAGCGCATTGGGATGGTACAGCTGAAACAGAAGAAAAGATAAAAGAGCTAACAAAAGCAACTATTAGATGCATTGCTTTAGATAGGGTAGAAGAGGCTGGAAGTTGTATGTTTACGGGTGCTCCATCTAAAGGAAGGGTTCTTTTTGCTAAAGCTTACTAAAAAAAAATAAAAATTTTTATTGAAGGTCTTGCAGAAATCAAAATTAGTTGTATTTTTGCACTCGCATTACAAAATTAATGTAATGGCCCGTTCGTCTATCGGTTAGGACGCCAGGTTTTCATCCTGGTAAGAGGGGTTCGATTCCCCTACGGGCTACATATTGAGAATACAAAAAATTGGTTAATGGCCCGTTCGTCTATCGGTTAGGACGCCAGGTTTTCATCCTGGTAAGAGGGGTTCGATTCCCCTACGGGCTACAAAATTAGTTGTAAATAAGTTTTGTAAAATAATAATTGGTGTCTCGGTTATTATTTTATTAGTTAAAACCAAAGTGTTCGCCTAGGTGAATGTGGGAGGTTTTTCTTTTTTAACTAGTAGTTTATAACAATTATTACAATTAAAAAAAGAACAAAATGGCAAATCATAAATCTGCTTTAAAAAGAATTAGAAGTAACGAGAAAAGAAGAGTATTAAATAGATACCAACACAAAACTACTCGTAACGCAATCAAAGCTATTCGTTTAGCTACTGATAAAGCTGAGGCTTCTGCAAAATTATCAACTGTAATTTCTATGATTGATAAATTAGCTAAGAAAAATATCATTCATGATAATAAAGCTTCTAACTTAAAATCAAAATTAACTAAACACGTAGCTTCTTTATAGTCTACTGTTAGTAAAATATACTAAAGCTCTCATTTTGAGAGCTTTTTTTATATATTACTTATTATGTTATTTCTACTAAAGTATTGATTACTATAGTGTTTTTATCAAAATAAACATTACCTTTGCACCTTCAAAAAATTAATAAATGACTTCTATTAGAAACATCGCAATTATTGCACACGTTGACCACGGTAAAACTACTTTGGTTGATAAAATTATGTACCACTGTCAGTTGTTTCGTGAAAACGAAAATACTGGAGATTTGATCTTAGATAATAATGACTTAGAGCGTGAAAGAGGTATTACTATTACTTCTAAGAACGTTTCTGTAACTTATAAAGGAACAAAAATCAACATTATCGATACTCCTGGTCACGCCGATTTTGGTGGTGAAGTAGAGCGTGTACTTAATATGGCTGATGGTGTTTGTCTTTTAGTTGATGCTTTTGAAGGGCCAATGCCTCAAACGCGTTTCGTATTACAAAAAGCAATTGACTTAGGATTAAAACCATGTGTGGTTATTAATAAAGTAGATAAAGAAAACTGTACTCCAGAAGAAGTACATGAAAAAGTTTTCGACTTAATGTTTGAATTAGGTGCTACAGAAGAACAATTAGATTTTCCAACAGTTTACGGTTCGGCTAAAAACAACTGGATGTCTGATGACTTCAGAAACCAAACAGATAATATTGAGCCTTTATTAGATATGGTTTTGGCAAACGTGCCAGCTCCTAAAGTATCTGAAGGAACTCCTCAAATGTTAATTACTTCTTTAGACTTCTCTTCTTTTACAGGTCGTATCGCGATTGGTCGTTTAGAAAGAGGTGTTTTAAAAGAAGGAATGCCTATTTCTTTGGTTAAAAGAGATGGTAAAGTAATCAAATCAAGAATTAAAGAATTACATACTTTTGAAGGTCTTGGTCGTAAAAAAGTAGACGAAGTAATTGCTGGAGATATTTGTGCAATTATTGGAATTGAAGGATTTGAAATTGGAGATACTATCGCTGATTTTGAAAACCCAGAAGCGTTACAAACTATTGCTATTGATGAGCCTACAATGAGTATGTTGTTCACAATTAACGATTCACCATTCTTTGGTAAAGAAGGTAAATTTGTTACTTCTCGTCATATTAGAGATCGTCTAACAAAAGAATTAGAGAAAAACTTAGCGAT
Proteins encoded in this region:
- the proS gene encoding proline--tRNA ligase is translated as MSKNLTTRAEDYSKWYNELVVKADLAENSGVRGCMVIKPYGYAIWEKMQAELDRMFKETGHSNAYFPLFVPKSMFEAEEKNAEGFAKECAIVTHYRLKNDESRPGKLMVDPNAKLEEELIVRPTSEAIIWSTYKGWVQSYRDLPLLINQWANVVRWEMRTRLFLRTAEFLWQEGHTAHATRQEAIEESEKMMHVYADFAQNFMAIPVIKGLKTETERFAGADETYCIEALMQDGKALQAGTSHFLGQNFAKAFDVKFANKEGKQEYVWGTSWGVSTRLMGALVMTHSDDKGLVLPPNLAPIQVVIVPIYKTGEQFDAISEQVNALTAELRKLGISVKYDNRDTQKPGFKFAEWELKGVPVRIALGPNDLENGTYEIARRDNLSKEVVSKEGVASYIQNLLETIQSDMFAKALEYRDTHITEVNSFEEFKELLETKGGFLAAHWDGTAETEEKIKELTKATIRCIALDRVEEAGSCMFTGAPSKGRVLFAKAY
- the rpsT gene encoding 30S ribosomal protein S20; the encoded protein is MANHKSALKRIRSNEKRRVLNRYQHKTTRNAIKAIRLATDKAEASAKLSTVISMIDKLAKKNIIHDNKASNLKSKLTKHVASL
- the typA gene encoding translational GTPase TypA, which gives rise to MTSIRNIAIIAHVDHGKTTLVDKIMYHCQLFRENENTGDLILDNNDLERERGITITSKNVSVTYKGTKINIIDTPGHADFGGEVERVLNMADGVCLLVDAFEGPMPQTRFVLQKAIDLGLKPCVVINKVDKENCTPEEVHEKVFDLMFELGATEEQLDFPTVYGSAKNNWMSDDFRNQTDNIEPLLDMVLANVPAPKVSEGTPQMLITSLDFSSFTGRIAIGRLERGVLKEGMPISLVKRDGKVIKSRIKELHTFEGLGRKKVDEVIAGDICAIIGIEGFEIGDTIADFENPEALQTIAIDEPTMSMLFTINDSPFFGKEGKFVTSRHIRDRLTKELEKNLAMKLGETDSADKFMVFGRGVLHLSVLIETMRREGYELQIGQPQVIIKEIDGQKCEPIEELTIDLPENLSGRAVEFVTIRKGEMLSMEAKGDRMIIKFNIPSRGIIGLRNQLLTATAGEAIMSHRYIGYEPFKGAIPGRNNGSLISMENGKAIPYSIDKLQDRGKFFVEPNAEIYEGQVIGENSRGDDMCINVTKAKKQSNVRSSGNDEKARIIPPIIFSLEEALEYIQKDEYVEVTPKSIRLRKIYLTENDRKRFKI